GACATGGGTTGCGATTCCAATTGCTTTATTTGCTTGTGTACCAGTTACAGTATTCGCTTTGCTACAATTTCCCCTTTTCATTGATATGATTCGTTCTACATATGGGTTTGGAGTCTTTAAACGATCGGCCAAACCCATGCTTTATTAGCTCGTTTAGACCCATAATACtgtaaattaatttttttttcatatataatgGAATTGATCTTATCACTATTGCATTTTGTTTGTCACATGATTAAAAGGTACATGCTTATTAAAAAGTTTTGTTCCAATTGTAATGTGTTTGTCAGACAAGTTGAAATTTTAATTTGCTGGGTGGTTTCAATCTCAATCAAGCTGAAAACAATGTaaataaaatattgattttctttaaaaaaaaaaattgtactcaTTTTTTAACATTTTCCGGTGCTTGTCTTAGGATGGGATTTGACTAATGAGATTGGTGTGGAGTTTTCTATCATATTAACTCCATCCATGTCCTTTGTGCTGCAAAATCCATCACCGAATTCGTGTAGTTCGGAGACCAAAGATCATGTAACACattgacacttttttttttcttttttttttttggaagatggaTAATATTTCTGTAGCTCATAACTTAGCACAAGGAGTAATGTTAAGCCACAAGAACATGATCACTAAGTGCTGTTCAACATAGAATCCTCACCTGTATTTCAATAGTGAGGGTGTGTTATGTGCTTTTGTCATCAAACCCTCTTTCCGTGGATATGGGTTCGCTTTGGGCAATCCAGGCCTTGCTGGTATTGGTGGAATCATTAGAGACTCTAATGGGGGTTTTGTTCACTGCTTCTCTTTAGTTGTGGGATTTGCATTCGCATGCGTTGCCAAAGCCCTTGCAATATGGAAAGCTCTTTCAATTGTTTCTTCTAAGGGTCTGCGCCAAGTTTGTATAGAAAGTGATAACCTTTCAATTGTCAATATACTTAACCGCAATTGCTTATTGATCCCTTGGAGAATCCATCACATTATTTATGATTGCTGGTTGTTGTGCTCTTCTATCCCTCATGTTTGGTTCCTTCACACTCTTCGCGGGGCCAACTTTGTTGCAGACCAGCTTGCTTTAATTGGGGCTTCATCTCAACAAGACCAGTCTTGGGATTTATATCCTTTGCCTTGTAtttcttctttatattttgCGGACTTGTCCAGGATGGGTTTCACGAGGTTGTTTAGTTAAGTCTcccatttacaaaaaaaaaagtacatcaTTATCCAGATTATATTATACAAATTTAGTTTCCTTATCATCGCCCAGTGTGCAAGATGGGTCAAAAGATCAACCACATCATtgttaggagagagagagagggaaatgtATCATAGACATCTAATAGGTTAGGGAACCTGCTCCAAGGCCATGATGTGGgtgtttgtaaaaaaaaaaaaaagggttttataAAGGTCTTCAGGATGTGTTGTATGCTCACCGCTATGTTACTTTGTGGATTACGAGTTGGGGCAGCAATTCTGTTGATTCAGAAGTTTGAAGTTAATTTTGACACTTACGATGTTGATCCTGAAATATAAGGTGATTGCTATGCAGGATAGTTGCCAACAAAGGGCAAAATCAATTCGGGGATTTCATTGGAGAAGAAATCATATTGTTCGATGTGTCTAGTGTTTTCTGAGGTTTTCGTGGAGAAGATGTTGGGATAGATTTTTGAGAGGAGAGCTGCAACTTCATTATAGGTTTGGTTTGGCCGCTTCTGAGGTGTTCGAGGTTTGTGGGTGGAGATTCACTTGGGAGAATTGCTTGTAATTAGGCCATATTTTATACATCTATTGTAATTTTTATTGagtattttgattctaaatctaTAATAAAAATGACTATATAATGTAATTTTCTCACATTTGCTGATTACATGGTCAAGCTTATAAAATATGTTAAACGGAAGGATTTGATGCAATCTAGACACCGATTTACCTATGGATCGATTCACATGTGATCAAGAACAAGATGGGAAGAAATTTTACTGAATCAATCAAGAAGCAAAGGAGGAATTTCACCTCAAATTAGAAGTTTGACCAAGAGATTGAGCAACAAAGAAGAATCGGATATGAGAGAACTTGCGCAAGTTTGAGAAGAGAAGTGTAGGGGCATAATGATAATTTTAAAAGTTGAAGAGTTCTTCAGAACATATTGGGTATCATGCTCGTTGCATTCGTTGTTTAAAATAATGAATCTTTAATTTTCGGGTCAAGTCAATTCGGGGTCAGGATGAAGAGATAtaacaaaaaaaccatttttagctaaattgaaatttaagttaaaatttaaaattatatctCTCATCTCTCCCACACGTATGTGCCTCTTTTCAATTCCTATTTATTcttggtttcttctttctttccctctttcttctcatgcaagtttctttctctttcttaatttgcttttaattctctctctctctctctctctctctctctctctcttacaagTGTATCTTCCTTTTCTATAATGTACTTTCTCTCTTTAGCCAATATATAGAAATCGGATTTAAACTTGAGAATTAATTTTAAGGTAATTTACAGtgtcaccccctggagaatgccagtattatagggacatcccttctctttcttcaaattagactcaaaccccctaccgtcagttaGTGTTAAGTGATACTATGAAATGAcctttagcccttatgagtaaaacatcCTTGTCCTATtataccaaaaatacccctctattCACCCCTCTCtcttttatcattttctctcctttgttCCTCCTCTCCCTACCTGTGACCTATGATTCCACCGAGATCCAGTTGAGTTGATAGTCTGCCGTCAGTGAGTTGTGCTCCTTCCGCCGCTAGCGAGTAGTGCACTTCCTGCTGCCATCTTAGGTCGCCGACGATAAGgtctgtttgtttttttttttgttttcatctcTCCTACTACTTGCCGGTTggggtgatggtggtggtggttctACAGACCCCCCCTCCCATCATACTTATACCATGTTCAGTGGCCCTCGAGAATCCCCCCATAATGCTCTGTGGGAGGTTTACTATCCTTTGCGCAAGATCATTGCAAGTATTGGCAGCTCCTCTTGCTCTCGCTTGTTCCCTCTGCATCGAGAAAGACATTGCTACTCTCTATTTCCTACCGTAAATCAAACCCTTAAACTGAACACAGTCAAGACACAGTTGAAAAGTACTCCTCTCTAACCCAAAGCTGGACGTTGCGTTTGCTGTGGGATGGCAagttatatatttaaaaatccCAAATATGTAATTTAATTAGGTCCTTTGTTGAATATTAACTGATCGGTGTGAGACACATTATCAATCGAAATACGTGAATCAAGAGATCTTCGAGGAAGGAGCCTTTTTTATGGGAGCGGGTCCTCTTCAACATCGGTATATGTCCTCCATTAATGGTCAGAtgagagttttccttcactgtttcttaacttttctttttgaattgAAAAGCAACTCCAGATTCGAAAATGAAGATATGGATTATGATTTCGCATCTGGCTCAATCTTCTCGATTTGGGAATCGGAATGTTACATTTTGCAAATGGGGATGACCAAGAAAAGGGTTAAATGAGAAGAGGTAGAATAACATACCTGTAGTTGTTGGAGGGGAATCGTAGCCACTGTAGATGCCGTTGCCGGAAAGGAGGTTGCAGTGGCCGATCTGAAAAGCATTGAAGTGagagtgagttaggttttttctttcaatCGATCTGCGACAAAAACTAATAACGGTAATTTCGGTACTCCTTcatttttaagggcaaaatggtatttagaaaaaaaaaaaaaaatgaactgctgatgtcaacattcttggtatattctgtaacactGACTGACAACAGAGGGTCcgaatctaatttggtgaaagagagagtgtctctataatactggcattctccaggggatggtgttgtaaattacccttatctTTTTAGAGAGACTTTtcttatgagttttttttttttttttttttttttaattgttgttagtaaagattgaagttgaagttgaagtttggAGTTCCTAAGCTTAGATTTCTACAGTATATATTCAATaaagtatttctttttattctcttttttaattttagatttaattcaatataattttttgtCCATCTcctaattatttttcatttttctcattgtcATGATTGACTAAATCCCGTAACTTTGGGATTAAATGAAACCATGAAATGTAGAGCAATATGTAAGGCAATTGTTGTCCGTTTTCTTAATTCCATGTAACCAAAACTATATTATAAAGTCAAAATTATGTATGTCATTGAATACCTTATTGAGATAaagttatggttgttgttgttgttgttgtattgaaTACCTTTTGTATGTGTCATTGCTAACTTTCAATAAGGTTTTGCTTATAATCTAATGTTATCTATGCGTTGAATAACTAATGTGacatattaaatttaaaaattcatattttctattgACCTATTTAAACATGCGATATAGGGCTAGATTGTTTGTAGATTGTTCTTAAATTTCATGGTGGATTCTAATTCCTAAGTGTTTTCTGACATCATAATTTCAAACCTCTTTAGTGCTTGTAGAGTTTTAGGTTCATTATTAATTTTGCCTTAATCTTAAGTTCACTTTATTATTgcatgtttaatttaatttaaaagttAATTCTTACCTTTTACTATTGTTAGTTTAGTTTACCTTAATTTGTGACAATCCCATTAGCTAGTATATTCTACTTAGGTTAGAATTGGATTTTTCGTAGGGCTCACCTCCTTGTGATCGATCCGCATCTATATACGATCCGTGCACTTGTGGTATTACTTTATTTCTCAATCAGCTTGATTTTGAGAGAGTTGAGGAAGGGGAAAAGGAATGTGAAGTTATTAAAGAAGAtagtgatttgatttttttttttactagccGGTAATAGGGTCAAGGGCCACCTATTCCTATACCCACCCACCCATATTCAAATATGACATGATTCGATCCTACAATCTCTTCCCCTCGGTGTTGGCTTTTTAAGCTAAaaactaccaccactaggctaagcTAGTGTTCATGATGGTGACGAAGCCGAGAATGAAATCATAAGTCTGGCCACTTCCACTTATACGGGAAAGATATTTGTAGAATTCTATCCACCATTAGAATCCCCAACTTTATTTAAAGGGACGAAGGTTATCCCTCAGACTTACCCACATAAACCTTCCACCATTCCTATGCCAGCACCCTTCGCCCACCGCTGTCGCACATAATCCAGATTCTCTCCAATCCCCATATGTTTTAATTAGGTGCAATTGCCCCCAATATGGCGATAAGTGTCCCTACTGATGTAGACGGCCAATATTAGGTGAGAGAAAACTGAGGGCACCAGATGGGTCTGGAGTCTGGACTAGTAAAAAACCAACatgatccagatcctctccagatCAAAAGCATTCTTTGTAAATTAAATCCCCCTTTCACTTAGATGACCTAGGTTCAAATATCAGATTTCTCGTTGAATCAACTGCTATGGAGGAAGGGTTTAAATCTAATTCTCGcttactctctctccctctccctctctctctctgggcaTTTCATCTCTGTTACTCCCACGGCTCACACACACCTCTTTCTTACTCGCTGTAATGGTTCTGTTAATGCAAAGTCGAAATTATTTTCCGTTTCCAAATTCTAAGAAATGGGGAAAACAGGTAGGTGGTATAGAGGGTACTTGGGTGGGAAGAAGGAAGTGTCGCCGTCCCCAGATGTGAGCctgtgaaggagaagaagaggtggagcTTCATTAGATCTTTCGAGGACAGGACTACGACTCCTCCTTCGCATGCGTAGGTGAATGGGGATGATATTGATAGGAAGAGGTGTTGGTTGAAGGGCATAAGGTGCAGCCATGGTCGGTAGGAAGAATGAGATGGAGAGGTACCAACGGCTTTGGGTGAAGGGGATGATGTGTGGCCACCAAGGTTGGGAGGTAAGATCGATTTTTGTTAGAAGGGACCAAGAGTCGGGGGAGGTGTTTGATCTAAGTGGATCTAGGCCAAAAATTGGATCCAAGAAGCCAATTTACAGGTCCATGTCTCTCTCCTCATCCTCACCATCCATGTCGCCAAGAACATGCGTCGGACGTTGAAGATAGAATTGCACTGCATTGCACATTTAAAGAATTGGAGATGATCTGGATCCCCGCtctgggttgaaatcgtctgcaattccgatttggtacaatttcgtgaaataccaccttcagggggtggcacgtgtattgataccaatgcaatggtccagatctagtacaactaataaaaccttaaatcagtgaagagtcatttaaatcagatctggaccattgcattggtatcaatacacgtgtcaccccttgaagttggtatttcacggaattgtaccagatctgaattgcagacgatttttccCCCTGCACATTTCCCCACTCTTGTGCATCTCTGGTTTTTTGCAGAGATGCCATCCATCAGGGATCCGGCTTGTCTCCAATGACTGACACTCCAACGAGCTTTCAACGACTTCGCCTATAGTAAACACGTGGACTCCGACAAATCGAACGGCCGAACAATTTCGCcttcttcactctctctctctctctctcaatcggTATCTTTTTGTGGACTCCGATTTTGTCGATGGTTGGCAAAAACCTCCTCCTTCAAAGTGGTGGCGCCACTGGTAGCGATGTAGACTCAGATGTCACTGCTTGGTAGGATAGTTGCAGGGTGAAGGTTGTGCGTGTCAACCCTATAGATTTGATTCTTAATTCCATTGTAATAATACccagaggaaaaaagaaaaagaaatcattGTTTGAGAAGGGGGTTTGTCAAACTGATTTTTACCAATATTAGAGGCATTTCCCAGTAGATTCAATCGAAGTATGGATTCATATATAGATGATAATCCATTTTCTCTGCCTCTATCGTTCCTTCTTTCCCACAGAGCTGAGGGATGAAGCTCGGTTTAGAACGATAGTTTCTCTCTCCAGACGGTTTAAACAGGATGTGGGTGGAATGAATATGGATTGTTGGATTCATGTAGAACAGGTGTCGACCATCGGCGAAATCATTGGACTCTAGTTGGAGTGCCCGTCGTTGGAGACAAGCCGGATCTTATGAGTCATGGACTAAGGTTGGGATgccccccaaccccaaccccaaccccaaccccaaccccaaccctcCCCTGCATTTGCCCCACTTCGCCTTATCCCACATCTTATTACTATCAGAAATTAGTGCTGCCCTGTCTCTCTTCCTTCTACCCACAATCCCTAAACCCTTTTAcgaaaaaatcacataaaatcGGTTTGGGTTTTGTTCATTCTGCAAATCTGGTTTTAGACACTCCACCTTCTCTCACTTCATCTTAGCCATCCACATCATCGTTACCACGTGTCGAATAACACAAGAATAGCAGATGCAAGAATAATAGAAGATTTGGATCCGATGCTGTGCGGCATCTACCAACAAAAAGAAGCCCTTTGAGTGGGCATCGTGTTCACCTCTGGCCTACTCAGGGCTATGTGATTCCTCCAACTCAAATggtaaaatggtttggtaattacttgataaaaatggtttttgtgTGAAAAATAGTTTAGTATCTCTATccgcaaaatggttttttgaataaATCGGTGAAGAGATTCCGTTCATCTAGTTATTTTCTCCCCTTTGGATTGAAAAATATGAGGCAAGGGATTTGGATTtataattacaaagcaaatgactatgTTACCCCTCTATATTGAGACTTTAAGCACGTACTCATTATAGTTCAATGTAAAAAtgactgaaaatcaattttgattaaagcacataaatgacttttgacctctttttgaattttgtgttttatcattttctctaaaatagaaataaatttcataaatgatatcaaatataattaaaaataattttatgaataaaaaaaaaaataataccaaaaaGGGCCTTAGTTGACCGAATGTTACTGTTTTGGACGTTATGtaaatttaaatttgattttgtataattttagaaaaaaaaattcaaaagtaaataatcatgtaattttttcaataGAAAATTCGAAGTGGGACCGACTTATGTGGAAATCTCCTTTTAAAAGGAGAATCGATTGATACGTTCCACGGCACACCCATGTGAGATGCACCAACTTGTGACCACCAAAAGACGATCATCACATGTCAGccactcacttttttttttccgtatAGTGATACTCTCTCATATTTAACATAAACATAtgtgagagagaaataaataaataaataaatcatttaaaaagtTGGCCCATCTAATAAATGCTTATCATGAAATACAAAAAACTAATCTGGGCAACGCTTTATCGTGCCTGTAACATTACAGGAAATGTCACTTTTGGCAGtggttgttttcttttttccatagtTTTAGGTAAAAAACACTACGACCAAAGATGTGTGAGTACAATTTTTCAAACCATAGTCCGttgtatatgaaatgtcatacaTAAATTTTATCTTTGAGTAAATTTTTTCACTTTAGTGCCTctctatattttatatttagtaTGATACTCACCTGACTGTTTTCTTTCTTCAGTGGGTATGAAAAGATAATGCTGCCCCTGCTCCGTCCACAGAATGTTTAAGATGGGAGTTAACACTAACGTTTATCTGCGTCAGCAGGATACCGTTCTTTTTTTCCTCCGCAGGACCTCACACTCTACTTCTTCTATAGACTTCTAATCCCTAAAGTCGTCCTTGAGGAAATTCAGTAGAAGGGTACAAAGAAGACTTGTTCTTGACTGTTAAATTAAAGGGAAAAGCTATTGGAAGAAGATTATTATCATCGTTTGCAGAAGCAGAGATATGGCGAATGAAGGTGTTTCAGGTGAGAGACTGGAAACCTACGGCGACTCTGTTTCTCTTTTCAAAGTTACTCAGCTGTGTGGTTGGTGGAAGAAGCTCGTGGAGCTCTTATGGTTCTGCGTCTCTAATGGTACTTCTTCttgttcctcttctttccttttagggtttgtttttacaaatggtaagaaaaaaaggaaaaaagaaaagaggggtaAAATCTGATCAGTTTGACTGTTGGGCTGTTTCagtatttttaatttatattcaGGAGATGTTCGCGAAGCTGGTAAGAGATCAGATTGAGGGAAGGTCTGAAGTAAGTTCAAGAGGTGGTGGTGTTTCTCCTCCATTAGTATCTGGATCTGGTACCACACTCAAGTTTCAGACAGTTAAAAATGGTGTTCAAGAAAATCTAAATGAAGGAAGGGTCAAAATTGGAAACATAGGGCCAGCTATTCCATCTCATCTAGCTTCAATTCATGCGTCGATGGAGTTTCAGACTGCTGAGGAAGGTATTCAACACAATGGAAACTCTGGCGATGTCGAGCTATGGAATTGGGGTTGAAGCTCACAAAATGCTTATTAATAGAGATGGCCCTAGTTTGGTGTTCTCTGTTTTATCTCTAGctacttcttcttcatctttttttctcctttggtttttgttttgttttttttttttctttaaattgttGAGCACCTCTTTGTACTATGACCCATTTGCTGTTCTCTGTATTATCTCTAGctacttcttcttcatcttcttgttttttttctttgagttgTTGAGCACGTCTTTGTACCGTGACCCAATTGCTTGACACTAAGTTTGAAAATACTATTTGAATCGCCATAAAACTTTACAATGTTACGGTTGTTAGTaattggatgaaaaaaaaaacccagggGGATAGGGTAtttggtgagcaacgaatttGGTACGAGCCACAAACTCGAACGTTTTATGTTCGATTTTCATTAAGCACACCTTGAGGTACTCATACGTGTATTTAATGCATACAAACAAGAACCatataaattattaaaaataatgatTCAATATGATTTGGTTCGCCTGTCAGTTCCATCTTCGCATTGAACTcaatcaaacccaaaaaaaagatttaGATTTTGAAACTATAACCAAACCAATttattttgattcagttttaaATGGTCGACTTTTAGATTAATTTCTACATTGATTCCTTTAGATGATTTGAATACCcatcaaagaatcaaaaaggATTTGTAGGCTTATTCGATGTCTTATTTCTTGATTGCCAAAACTCTTGTATCCCAGAGGCGCAAACAAATTATTTAATGTAGGGATCCCCTAGTTCTTGATCTTTGTATTGAATGCACACCTTTGACTTGGCTTGCAATTTGCAGTGCTCAGTGGAGAATTTGTTGAGGGTTGGTCACTTTATCAAtgcttttcaaaaatatcactgTTTGCTTTACATCAATTTTCTCTACTTTTTTAGAAGTGTGACCTCGGTTCCTGTAGGCAAATTAGGACTCGATGACTTGATTAATAATTGCATTTTCTTACTAGGAAAACAAAATCTCTATTAGtttcatttaaaataataaaagcatAAGAAAATCTACATTAGGTCAATCTAGTCTAAGGGTGTCGATTTAGGATCAGAATTGGGAATGTTGCCAAAATTGTCCTGTTAAAATTCGGTATTGAACTGTCTCATTAGTAAacaggatgatactgaaatcTGATTTTGTACCGAATAATAAATGAGATGGGATATTTCTGGGATGGGACTACCAACGGGATTAGTATCAAAATACCGATTAGGTACCGGATGGAATTGAAACTATCGGCGCCATGTCAAAAGATACATATTTTTGTTCTCTTGTTCAAGTTTTATAGCTATAGTTTGATGTATTTCGGTAGTAATTTCTCTTATAGAGGCTTTAGATAAGGTGGAAATCCACGAAGGTTGTAAAGGGTTCAAACACTAAAAGTTCCTATAATATCTCAACTATTGATTCCCATTGAGTTTCTATGGATGAGATTAAACCTTTACATTGTATaataaagattaaaaaatatcaatcatAGGATTTTTTTGCATTATAAATCAAGCGTAAGTGCTAGGCCTTGGGTTGGACTTCTTCATGAAGTTAGCCGGGCCTACATCATTGCCCCTGCCTTTCGATCTACCTCCATCC
This genomic stretch from Macadamia integrifolia cultivar HAES 741 chromosome 2, SCU_Mint_v3, whole genome shotgun sequence harbors:
- the LOC122058653 gene encoding uncharacterized protein LOC122058653 is translated as MANEGVSGERLETYGDSVSLFKVTQLCGWWKKLVELLWFCVSNVFLIYIQEMFAKLVRDQIEGRSEVSSRGGGVSPPLVSGSGTTLKFQTVKNGVQENLNEGRVKIGNIGPAIPSHLASIHASMEFQTAEEGIQHNGNSGDVELWNWG